Genomic DNA from Deltaproteobacteria bacterium:
GGGAATGGGAGGAATCTTCGGCCTTCAGGCGAAGGCTTCAATTCGACCTTTTTTTAACATGGTTCAAGGATCCAAGGTGTTCAGGGGGTCGAGAGAGAAAAAAGGATTTGAGGTAAAATGGTTTTCCTTTGAACCCTAAACCCTTGGCCCCTCTAGATTCGAGTTGAAAAAACGTTCAATTTTGATCAAGGTCAAGGAATCTGAAAGAGATCCGGTATCTTCACAACCCGGGTCTTTCATCCGTTTTGCCGGGGGTGGAAACAGGAAGGGAGGCGGTTTCAAAAGATGGGCCTGAAGGATAACGTGGTGGTGAGGTTGAGGGAAGCCATTGTCAGGGGAGAGTATCGCGGTGGGGAACGTTTAAAGGAAATAGAACTTTGCAGAAGGTTCAATGTTAGCAGAACCCCTGTCCGTGAGGCCCTGAAGGAATTGGAGCAGGAATGCCTTGTCGAGATCACCGCTCACCAGGGAGCCAGGGTCAAAGAACTGACTGTCGAGGATATCTACAATATATACGATGTGCTGATCATGGTCGAGGGAGTCGCGAGCCGGCTTGCCTGTTCCAAAATCACATCCGAGCAGGTCCAGCGGCTCGAGGAATACCAATTCATGATCGAAAGGGCAGCGGCCACCAAGAACTACGACTTGGTGCACCAGTTGAACCACCAGTTCCACCGGACGATTGCAGAGTCTTCCGGCAATCCGTATGTCTTACAGATCTGGAACAACTTCCGCCACCTGTCCATCCTGCTGGGGCGTTATACCCTTTCTCCCATGATCCCGGACCAGCTCCAACAGACGCTCCTCCAGCATCCTGAAATCA
This window encodes:
- a CDS encoding GntR family transcriptional regulator codes for the protein MGLKDNVVVRLREAIVRGEYRGGERLKEIELCRRFNVSRTPVREALKELEQECLVEITAHQGARVKELTVEDIYNIYDVLIMVEGVASRLACSKITSEQVQRLEEYQFMIERAAATKNYDLVHQLNHQFHRTIAESSGNPYVLQIWNNFRHLSILLGRYTLSPMIPDQLQQTLLQHPEIIEAIKAKNAALAEFVARRHLETGRGLLLQYVQKLREQHRIRGE